From one Caldithrix abyssi DSM 13497 genomic stretch:
- a CDS encoding TraB/GumN family protein: MKKNLFGLLAVLLFVNILFAGPQHSIWEVIGKQNKVFLVGSFHLLTEDQYPLPSVFDSVYDQSAVVVFEADLDSLSSPAVVSKFLQKGLLTGDRTLKNVLSDSVFTKLKKTFEELGQPTELYLKMKPWLVALTLNQLNMARLGFKAELGIEFYYARKVKEEARPVQSLESVAFQMGLMEKLSEINADELILQTIEDIERSEATIPELINAWQSGNTRALDSLLNASFKDFPEIGVFLLIKRNQAWFKQVERFLRDDRNYLVVVGAGHLVGTEGLVELLRKKGYRLKQL; this comes from the coding sequence ATGAAAAAAAATCTTTTTGGTCTGCTGGCCGTTCTATTATTTGTTAATATCCTTTTTGCGGGGCCGCAGCACTCCATCTGGGAAGTTATCGGCAAACAAAACAAAGTCTTTCTGGTGGGCTCTTTTCATCTGCTTACAGAAGATCAATATCCGCTTCCCTCTGTGTTCGATTCTGTTTACGACCAAAGCGCCGTTGTGGTTTTTGAAGCCGATCTGGACAGCCTTAGCTCGCCAGCAGTAGTTTCCAAATTTCTGCAAAAAGGGCTGCTGACGGGCGATCGAACTTTAAAAAACGTGTTGTCCGACTCCGTTTTTACAAAGTTGAAGAAAACTTTTGAAGAATTGGGGCAGCCGACTGAGCTGTACCTGAAAATGAAGCCCTGGCTGGTAGCGCTCACCTTAAACCAGTTGAACATGGCGCGATTAGGATTTAAGGCGGAGCTGGGCATCGAATTTTACTACGCCCGGAAGGTCAAAGAAGAAGCCAGGCCTGTGCAATCCCTGGAGAGCGTCGCCTTTCAGATGGGGTTGATGGAAAAACTCTCCGAAATCAATGCGGACGAGTTGATTTTACAGACCATCGAAGACATCGAACGTTCCGAGGCAACGATTCCGGAGCTGATCAACGCCTGGCAAAGCGGGAATACCCGTGCGCTGGATTCGCTATTGAACGCCAGTTTTAAGGACTTCCCGGAGATCGGAGTCTTTTTACTCATCAAACGGAATCAAGCCTGGTTTAAACAAGTCGAACGGTTTTTGCGGGATGATCGTAACTATCTGGTGGTTGTTGGCGCCGGGCATCTGGTCGGGACAGAGGGCCTGGTGGAACTTTTGCGCAAAAAAGGTTATCGTTTAAAACAGTTGTAA
- the hisJ gene encoding histidinol-phosphatase HisJ: MKLDYHIHTKLCKHATGEMEEYVEQAIEKGFKEIAFTDHIPLPQAFDLAHRMELRQIDDYLNSIEKLRVRYPEISILTGIEADFYDGFEDFLDAFLSRHPFEIIILSVHFVRHWPKGNWAFSYYFPDRAIAEIYSDYLQAIMRGIQTGLFNVLGHLDLIKRDEARLLDHNESEVRELLQLAARQQMAVEINTSGLRKEIGEPYPHQTIWPLLAEYQLPVVMGSDAHAPGQVGFDFTNMERALSQIGGLQKVRLINGCFKPVEWAKGKEMVKPV, translated from the coding sequence ATGAAACTTGATTATCACATACACACAAAACTCTGTAAGCATGCCACCGGCGAGATGGAAGAGTACGTGGAACAGGCCATTGAAAAAGGCTTTAAGGAGATTGCCTTCACCGATCATATTCCACTGCCGCAAGCGTTCGATCTTGCGCACCGTATGGAATTGCGGCAAATCGATGACTATTTGAATTCGATAGAAAAATTACGCGTTCGCTATCCTGAAATATCCATTTTAACGGGCATTGAGGCCGATTTTTATGACGGCTTCGAAGATTTTTTAGATGCGTTTCTCAGCCGCCATCCGTTTGAAATCATTATTCTTTCCGTACATTTTGTTCGCCACTGGCCCAAAGGCAACTGGGCTTTCAGCTATTATTTTCCCGATCGCGCAATCGCCGAAATTTATTCAGATTATTTGCAGGCCATCATGCGCGGCATTCAAACCGGACTGTTTAATGTGCTTGGTCATCTGGATTTGATCAAGCGCGACGAAGCCCGCCTGCTCGACCATAATGAATCGGAAGTCAGAGAGCTTTTGCAACTGGCGGCAAGACAGCAAATGGCGGTTGAGATTAACACGTCCGGCTTGCGTAAGGAAATCGGCGAGCCCTATCCGCACCAAACTATCTGGCCGTTATTGGCTGAGTATCAGCTTCCGGTGGTCATGGGGTCTGACGCGCACGCACCCGGCCAGGTGGGCTTTGACTTTACAAACATGGAACGGGCCCTGTCTCAAATCGGCGGCCTGCAAAAAGTGCGCCTGATTAACGGGTGTTTTAAACCCGTCGAATGGGCAAAGGGGAAAGAAATGGTTAAACCAGTTTAA
- a CDS encoding CoA-binding protein yields MQDIWQKVNKDIDQILQNYRRVAVVGVSDKPYRPSYDITRYLLNRGFTVFPVNPKLEKVLDAPCYPSLKAVPGPIEIVNIFRRPEFVLPIVEEAIEVGARVIWMQLGVANEEAARLALDAGLQVVMDACIKVELAYRGI; encoded by the coding sequence ATGCAAGACATCTGGCAAAAGGTCAATAAAGATATCGATCAAATTTTACAAAACTACCGCAGGGTTGCAGTGGTTGGCGTATCGGATAAGCCCTACCGCCCCAGCTACGATATTACGCGTTATCTTTTAAATCGCGGCTTTACCGTTTTTCCGGTGAATCCGAAGCTGGAGAAGGTGCTGGACGCGCCCTGCTATCCTTCATTGAAGGCCGTTCCCGGACCCATCGAAATTGTTAATATCTTCCGTCGGCCTGAATTTGTGCTGCCCATTGTGGAAGAAGCAATTGAAGTGGGCGCCAGAGTGATCTGGATGCAATTGGGCGTGGCCAATGAGGAAGCGGCGCGGCTGGCTCTGGACGCCGGTCTGCAGGTGGTAATGGACGCCTGCATTAAAGTGGAACTGGCCTACCGCGGAATTTGA